A stretch of the Macaca mulatta isolate MMU2019108-1 chromosome 14, T2T-MMU8v2.0, whole genome shotgun sequence genome encodes the following:
- the LOC716019 gene encoding olfactory receptor 52M1-like: MGPANTSQISPNTFLLMGIPGLEHLHAWIGIPFCCMYMVALMGNVTILAVVKAERSLHQPMFLFLCMLSVTDLVLSTSTLPRMLCLFWFRAHDITLDACLAQMYFIHSVTAMESGFFLAMAIDRCVAICDPLRHTTILTHSRIANIGAAVVLRGVVFFFPHPILLKQLPYCRTRIIAHTYCEFMAVVKLACEDTGTTKRYSLSVASVIGSCDGFFIAVSYVLILRAVFHLPSQEASLKALGTCGSHVCVILVFYSTAVFTFLTHRFGHNVSPQIHIFIANMYLLVPPFLNPIVYGIRTKKIRDHVISSLKIKVARLS; encoded by the coding sequence ATGGGACCAGCCAATACATCCCAAATATCACCAAACACCTTCTTGCTGATGGGCATCCCAGGACTAGAACATCTGCATGCCTGGATTGGGATTCCCTTCTGCTGCATGTACATGGTGGCCTTGATGGGGAATGTGACCATCCTGGCCGTGGTGAAGGCAGAACGAAGCCTCCACCAGCCTATGTTCCTGTTTCTGTGCATGCTGTCAGTCACTGACCTGGTCCTCTCCACATCCACGCTGCCCCGCATGCTCTGTCTCTTCTGGTTCAGAGCCCATGATATCACCCTTGATGCTTGCTTGGCCCAAATGTACTTCATCCACAGTGTTACTGCCATGGAATCGGGCTTCTTCCTGGCCATGGCCATTGACCGCTGTGTGGCCATCTGTGACCCACTGCGCCACACCACCATTCTCACACACAGTCGCATTGCCAACATTGGAGCTGCTGTGGTCCTCAGGGGAGTGGTCTTCTTTTTTCCACATCCCATCCTGCTCAAACAACTGCCCTACTGCAGAACTCGAATCATTGCACACACTTATTGTGAGTTCATGGCCGTGGTGAAACTGGcgtgtgaagacacagggaccACCAAGCGCTACAGCCTCAGTGTGGCCTCTGTTATTGGGTCCTGTGATGGCTTTTTTATTGCTGTCTCCTATGTTCTAATCCTCAGAGCTGTCTTTCATCTTCCATCACAGGAAGCAAGTCTTAAAGCTCTAGGCACGTGTGGTTCCCATGTCTGTGTCATCCTCGTTTTCTATTCCACGGCTGTCTTTACCTTCCTGACCCACCGCTTTGGCCATAATGtgtctccccaaattcatattttCATTGCCAATATGTACCTTCTGGTACCACCCTTTCTTAACCCCATTGTTTATGGTATTAGGACCAAGAAAATTCGAGACCATGTCATTAGTTCTCTAAAGATAAAAGTTGCTCGACTAAGctaa
- the LOC716255 gene encoding olfactory receptor 51V1-like — protein MSISNSNFSSSRFVLTGFPGLEVHYPWLCIPFSSIYALVFLGNCMVLHVIRTESNLHQPMFYFLAMLALTDLCMGFSTVPTVLGILLGFIQEISLDSCIAQSYFIHGLSFMESSVLLAMAFDRYIAICNPLRYSSILTNDKIMKIGVAILCRSSLLIPPVIIRLKFLNYCHPHILSHSFCLHQDLIRMACSDIRFNNVYGLALVISSLLLDAVLILISYVMILHTVVAIASWEERLKSLQTCVSHICAVLVFYIPIVGLTMVHRFGKHLSPLVHILMGNSYILFPPMMNPIIYSIKTQQIRRRVQRLFSLKRA, from the coding sequence ATGTCTATCTCTAACTCAAACTTCAGTAGTTCCAgatttgttctcactggttttcCTGGCCTAGAAGTTCACTATCCCTGGCTCTGCATTCCTTTCTCCTCCATCTATGCTCTGGTGTTCTTGGGAAACTGCATGGTGCTCCATGTGATCCGGACTGAGTCAAACCTCCACCAGCCTATGTTCTATTTTCTGGCCATGCTGGCCCTCACTGACTTGTGCATGGGGTTTTCTACTGTGCCCACGGTGCTGGGGATCCTGCTGGGGTTCATTCAAGAGATCAGCCTGGATTCCTGCATTGCCCAGTCCTATTTCATACATGGTCTGTCCTTCATGGAGTCCTCTGTCCTCCTCGCTATGGCTTTTGACCGCTACATCGCCATTTGCAACCCACTGCGCTATTCTTCCATCCTAACTAATGACAAAATCATGAAGATTGGGGTGGCAATCTTATGTAGGAGTTCTTTGCTAATACCTCCAGTCATCATCCGTTTGAAATTCTTGAATTATTGCCATCCTCACATCCTCTCTCACTCCTTCTGCCTGCACCAAGACTTAATTAGAATGGCCTGTTCGGACATCCGCTTTAACAATGTCTATGGTCTGGCCCTTGTGATCAGTAGCCTGTTGTTAGATGCAGTGCTCATACTTATCTCCTATGTTATGATTTTGCATACAGTCGTGGCCATTGCATCCTGGGAGGAGAGACTCAAGTCTTTGCAGACCTGTGTATCTCACAtctgtgctgttttggttttcTACATCCCAATCGTTGGTCTGACCATGGTGCATCGCTTTGGGAAACACCTCTCACCACTGGTTCACATCCTCATGGGCAATAGCTATATCCTTTTCCCACCCATGATGAACCCTATTATTTATAGTATCAAGACCCAACAGATACGAAGAAGAGTCCAGAGATTGTTCTCCTTGAAAAGAGCCTAA